One window of the Ictidomys tridecemlineatus isolate mIctTri1 chromosome 11, mIctTri1.hap1, whole genome shotgun sequence genome contains the following:
- the LOC144368549 gene encoding uncharacterized protein LOC144368549 produces MRDFPLAAGGTHPENAGAARRKDPLPQQRKTKRKKVYRWSVLRDTPSKQWATVAAPSSCFCDSPRGTR; encoded by the coding sequence ATGCGAGATTTTCCTTTGGCAGCAGGAGGCACACACCCAGAGAATGCGGGAGCTGCAAGGAGAAAGGACCCACTTCCCCagcagagaaaaacaaagaggaaaaaggtGTACAGGTGGTCAGTGCTAAGGGACACGCCAAGCAAGCAGTGGGCCACTGTTGCTGCTCCCAGCAGCTGCTTCTGCGATAGCCCGAGAGGAACTCGGTGA